Part of the Methylomonas rapida genome is shown below.
GGCATTCGTTCATAGGTTGCTCTCCTGCCCTACTGATTCGGCGGACTGGACAGGAGAGCGGCCAACGTCCGCTATACCAGCTCTAAAAAATTGAATTTCCTGAATGGATTTATCGACAAGCGATTGCAGTTTAGGGAAATCGATAAACAACAAGCGAATGCCATCCAGGCGGGAAATGTGAAGATCACAAATGGATTGACGAAAAGGAATGGGTTGTAACTTTTCTTCACACAAAGAGCGAAAACAGTTTTCAACAATGAAATCCAAGGTTTCTTTAATGGTTTTTTGGGGAATGTTCATTTTGAAACCTCTTTAGCCCAGGCTTCGAACAGTTCAGAACCATTGTCAAAATAAAGATGAATCTCTTGCACCGTAGCACGCGCGTCCATAGTCAAGACATCGATACAAGCAGTGAATAAATCGGAATCCAAACCGCGCAATCTGGTCAGGTCGAACGGGAAGCGATGGCCGTTATACAACCCCAGTAAAAACAAGCGAACCGTGGCGGCTTGGCCGGTGTCACGTTTAGCGATGATAGACAAGCGTTTCAACGATGGAACGCCAACAGATAAAACCGCTTTACGCTCGATTTCAAAATTCGAGATTTGATTAAGGAAATCCGTAACAGCTTGAGGTTGTTCGGGAGTGTCTTGGTGATCGGTAGTGTTCATCGGTTGGCCTCAATGATTCTTAGAACTTAGAAACGAGGCTTTTTTTACATTCTTAGAAATTAGAAGTCAAGAAAAAAGTAAACAGAATGCAGAATATGAGAACTAAAGAACACGAGAACAAAGACATGCCAAGCAAACACATCGACGACAAAACATGGAGAAAAATTCAGGACTTAACAGTAAAAACTGTTATAGCAACCCAAAAACCAATCAAAGAAACAGAAGTACTAGCCTATGTGATTAAGAGAGGCCTGGAAGAAGTGAATGTTGAAGAATTAAAAACATTAGGAAAAGACAAATAGTCTAACGGATTTAACTGAGTGGATTGGGAAAATAGAGATATATTAGAGAAAAACCATGTAACTGATAAAAAAAGACTTTCCTGAAACTTTGGACCAAGAGTCCACTGGTTATAGTACGTGGACTCTCCCGGACAGCTGGCAGGCTTCGAAAAGGGAAACTTCGCATAATGCAGAATATATAAAAAAGCCCTGTTGGGAAGTCATTTTCCAACAGGGCTTTTATACATATTCTCGTCACATTATGCGAACTAATTTATTGAGGTCTCCGGTATCGCTGGCACACATTCAAAGCCTCTTTGTCTTCTAGCCGGTCTAGGCATACAATCAAGCCCATTTCATGAGCTCCGTATCCGACGATGGATGACGACAAAACCCGAATCAGACCAGCTACCGTCTTGAATGCCGGTATCGACGACGACCGCACGACCTTACTGCGTCCAATCCATGAAGCACTGCAGATCGATTTATTGGATGCTCAGGGCAATCAAATCGGGCATTTTTCGCTATCGGCACCGATTAGCGTCGGTCGAGGCCAGGATAACGCGATTGTGATTTCACATGAGGTAGTCAGCCGGCATCATCTAATAATCAAAGCCGAAGCCGGCGCCTGGTGGGTGTATAACCTCAACAGCACCAACGGCGCCTATATTGATGGTCGCTTGATAGCCGACCGGGAACCCTTGCATTTGCCGGTGTTGATCGGTATCGGTGTCGGCGGTTTTTATCTTCGAGTCCTGCAACAGCAAACCGATGCAACCTTGGTTCCCACGCCACAAACTTCAGCACCCTCCACAACAGAGCCTCTTCCCTCTGTGCACCGTACCCTTTCACAGAACGACATCGAAGCACGCTTGTTGGCAGAGGAAGCTCCACCGGACATGGGTGACTACACCATGATGGCCCGACGGGTGATTCACCAAGACCGGGTAAAACAGGCAAAAAGCTATAAGAAAGTCATCTGGAGTTTGCTGGGCGTTTGTCTGGTTGTGGCGGGACTGGCTACCTATCAACATTTTGCACTGGAGAATACTCGCAAGCTCGCGTTGGATATGTTTTACGACATCAAAACCCTGGAGGTGAATCTATCGCAGGCCGACATCAAACTCGAAGAAAGCGCGACGGTATTGGAAGACACCCTAAAAGCCATCAATCAGGAAAAACTGCGCATTTCGCAGGAGCAATTAAAGACGCAACAAGAGCAAATTGCCGCGGAAAGACAGCGCATGCGTCTGGAACGGGAGCGGCTGGCCCAGATGAAAGCCAAGTATCGGCAATATGTGGAAGAAGCCAACAGCATGCGCCTGAGGTTCCCAACCGATACGGAGTATGAGAATCAACTGATCGCCAAGGTTGCGCGCGATTTGGGCGAAAGCGAATTGGAACTGCCCGAGGACTTCGTGGGCGAAGTCCGCAAATACATCGGTTATTGGCAAGGCACTTCTCGACTACAAAATAGCATACGCACCGTTGAACAAAACAATCTGTTACAGCCGGTCGTCGCTGCGCTGCAGAAATACGGCCTGCCGCTGTATTTTATTTATTTGCCATTGCAAGAAAGCAATTACGATATCCGCGCGATCGGCCCGGAAACCCGCTTCGGTATCGCCAAGGGCGCTTGGCAGCTGTTGGCCGGCACTGCCCAGGATTTCGGCGTTGCGCCGGGGCCGTTAGCGAATCTGCGAGAATTCGACGAGCAGGACGGCCGTTTCGATTTTACCCTGGCGACGCAAGCCGCCATCAAATACATCCGCAAGATATACGGCACCGAAGCCCAAGCTTCCGGTCTGTTGGTGATGGCAAGTTACAATTATGGCGACAACCGGGTCAGGGAGTTGATCAGGCAGATGCCGGACAATCCCAAGGAGCGGAATTTCTGGACTTTCCTGCAACGCTACGAATTACCCACGGAAACCCGGGATTATGTCTTCATGATTTTTTCCGCCGCCGTGATTGGCGAAGATCCGCAGCATTTTGGTTTTAAATTCAACCCGCCGCTGTATCCGTTCAAGTCCTGAAATACCATTGAGGCTTTGTACGCCATTGCCCCCCCGCTAACAGTTTTGGAAGATGGTGGTAATGGCGTCGAATGCACGAACAGTTTAGCCTCCACCACCCTTGCGCACCATCATGCCCTTGGAGGGGTTGTACCCCAGGATGGCCGCGCCGATGAACACGAAAAACGCGGCACTGGTAAAGATCAAGGCCTGTGCGTTGAACTGCTCGTACAACGCGAAGCGGATCAATTCGACGGCTTGCGAGAACGGGTTGTATTGCGCCAGCGTGTACAAAATCTCGCTGGATTCCTTGATTTTCCATAGCGGATAAAGCGCCGTGGACATGAAAAACAGCGGAAAAATCACGAAATTCATCACGCCGGCAAAGTTTTCCAGTTGCTTGATGAACGATGACAACAACAAGCCCAAGGCCCCCAGCATCATACCTACCAACACCAAGGCCGGCAGAATCCAGACATACCCCATCAACGGCGCCTGAATGTCATACAACCAGGCAATCCCCAAGAAGGCATAGGATTGCAATACACCGACTGCGGTGCCGGCGATCAATTTGCTGCACAGCAAAAACCAACGCGGCAACGGACAAACCATCAACATGCGCATGCTGCCCATCTCGCGGTCGTACACCATGGATAGCGAGCTTTGCATGCCGTTGAACAACTGGATCATGCCGATCAAGCCGGGCGTGATGTACACCTCGTAGAGAATATAGGTTTCATACGGCGGACTGATCGCGATGCCCAACGCGGCGCGGAAACCGGCCGCGAACACGAACAACCACACCAGCGGCCTAACCAGCGCGGAAACGAAGCGTTCGCGCTGGTGCAAGAAACGTAGCAGTTCGCGGCCTACGATGCCCGCCATCGCCCGCCAATAATGTAACACTCTCATGCTTTTGGACCTTTGTGCCCTGGAGGGTTTTGAGTCAATTTGTGGAATACCTCGCCCGGATCGGCGCTATTCGTGGCTTGCAATACCTCGGCCAGTTTTCCTTTGGCCTTGATCTGGCCCTGATGCAGCACGATCAGGCTGTCGTCGGCGGCGATTTCATCGATCAAATGCGTGGCCCACAGCACCGCCAGTTGTTCTTGTTTGACCAGTTCATGTACGTGTGCAACGATGGCTTGACGGCTCGGCAGATCCAAACCCACGGTTGGCTCATCCAGCAACAACAAGCTGGGATGGTGCAACAAAGCGCGGGCGATCTCCACCCGCCGTTTGTGGCCACCGTTCAGTTGCCTGACCTTTTCTCCGCGCCGATCGAACATATTCAGCCTTTCCAATTCTTCCTGAATGCGCGCGTCGGCGGCTTTGCGTCCGATGCCGTGCAGGGCGGCGTGGTAACGCAGGTTTTGCGTCACCGACAAATCCGGGTCCAGCGTGGTCTGCTGGAACACCACGCCCAGCTTAGCCAGCGCTTGCAGGCTTTGTTTCTTGACGTCGTACCCGCACAAGGCGATCCGCCCTTCCCTCGCGTCGTAAAGTCTGGTGATCAGCGAAAACAGTGTACTCTTGCCGGCGCCATTCGGCCCCAGCAAGATCGTGCATTCGCCGGTCGAGACCGTGAAATTGACGTTATCCAGGGCTTTTTTGCTGCCATAGGCAAAGCTCAAGCCTTGGACTTCCAACGCAAAATCCGTCATGGCTTGACCGCCACGCCCCAGGGATAGCGCCCAACGGCTACCGATTTGGTGACCTTGTGCTCCTCAAGATCGATGATCGAAATATCATTGCTGACGCCGTTGGTGGTATAGAGCCGTTTTTGATCCGGCGAAAACGCCAGATTCCAGACCCTTTGTCCGACCAGCAGGTATTTTTCAACCTGCAAGGTTTGCGCGTTGATCACCGCGACCCGGTTGGCCGGCCCCATCGCCACATAAGCGTAACGGCGATCTTTATCGATCACGACGCCGACCGGCTGAATCTGCTCGTCATTTACCCCTTGAACCTGCAGTTTGATGGTTTGCAGGATTTGCTTGCTGGCGGTATCCAGCACCATCACGGTGCCGGCCATTTCCGAAGTTGCCCAGAGCTGTTGACTGTCGGCGGTAAAGCTGACGGCGCGCGGACGCGGGTCGACCAGGGTATTTTCGACGATTTTGCGGCTCTTGGTGTCTATCCAGTGCAGCATGTTGGTGGTTTCCGACGCGCTGATCGCCCATTGATTATCCGGGCTGACCGCGATACCTTCCGGCTCGACACCGACCTTGATCTTTTCGAC
Proteins encoded:
- a CDS encoding DUF7673 family protein, translated to MNTTDHQDTPEQPQAVTDFLNQISNFEIERKAVLSVGVPSLKRLSIIAKRDTGQAATVRLFLLGLYNGHRFPFDLTRLRGLDSDLFTACIDVLTMDARATVQEIHLYFDNGSELFEAWAKEVSK
- a CDS encoding FHA domain-containing protein, translating into MDDDKTRIRPATVLNAGIDDDRTTLLRPIHEALQIDLLDAQGNQIGHFSLSAPISVGRGQDNAIVISHEVVSRHHLIIKAEAGAWWVYNLNSTNGAYIDGRLIADREPLHLPVLIGIGVGGFYLRVLQQQTDATLVPTPQTSAPSTTEPLPSVHRTLSQNDIEARLLAEEAPPDMGDYTMMARRVIHQDRVKQAKSYKKVIWSLLGVCLVVAGLATYQHFALENTRKLALDMFYDIKTLEVNLSQADIKLEESATVLEDTLKAINQEKLRISQEQLKTQQEQIAAERQRMRLERERLAQMKAKYRQYVEEANSMRLRFPTDTEYENQLIAKVARDLGESELELPEDFVGEVRKYIGYWQGTSRLQNSIRTVEQNNLLQPVVAALQKYGLPLYFIYLPLQESNYDIRAIGPETRFGIAKGAWQLLAGTAQDFGVAPGPLANLREFDEQDGRFDFTLATQAAIKYIRKIYGTEAQASGLLVMASYNYGDNRVRELIRQMPDNPKERNFWTFLQRYELPTETRDYVFMIFSAAVIGEDPQHFGFKFNPPLYPFKS
- a CDS encoding ABC transporter permease, which produces MRVLHYWRAMAGIVGRELLRFLHQRERFVSALVRPLVWLFVFAAGFRAALGIAISPPYETYILYEVYITPGLIGMIQLFNGMQSSLSMVYDREMGSMRMLMVCPLPRWFLLCSKLIAGTAVGVLQSYAFLGIAWLYDIQAPLMGYVWILPALVLVGMMLGALGLLLSSFIKQLENFAGVMNFVIFPLFFMSTALYPLWKIKESSEILYTLAQYNPFSQAVELIRFALYEQFNAQALIFTSAAFFVFIGAAILGYNPSKGMMVRKGGGG
- a CDS encoding ABC transporter ATP-binding protein; translated protein: MTDFALEVQGLSFAYGSKKALDNVNFTVSTGECTILLGPNGAGKSTLFSLITRLYDAREGRIALCGYDVKKQSLQALAKLGVVFQQTTLDPDLSVTQNLRYHAALHGIGRKAADARIQEELERLNMFDRRGEKVRQLNGGHKRRVEIARALLHHPSLLLLDEPTVGLDLPSRQAIVAHVHELVKQEQLAVLWATHLIDEIAADDSLIVLHQGQIKAKGKLAEVLQATNSADPGEVFHKLTQNPPGHKGPKA
- a CDS encoding PQQ-dependent catabolism-associated beta-propeller protein; translation: MQIFKPTALAAALLCAGFAEAETVFVTLEKDNAIAVVDPAEGKLLKTAPVGQRPRGIAISQDGKTLFVATSDDDTIKIIDSETLKETGKLPSGEDPETFAVSPDGKLMYVSNEDDSEVTVIDITSKKAVEKIKVGVEPEGIAVSPDNQWAISASETTNMLHWIDTKSRKIVENTLVDPRPRAVSFTADSQQLWATSEMAGTVMVLDTASKQILQTIKLQVQGVNDEQIQPVGVVIDKDRRYAYVAMGPANRVAVINAQTLQVEKYLLVGQRVWNLAFSPDQKRLYTTNGVSNDISIIDLEEHKVTKSVAVGRYPWGVAVKP